The Papilio machaon chromosome 3, ilPapMach1.1, whole genome shotgun sequence genome window below encodes:
- the LOC106712388 gene encoding uncharacterized protein LOC106712388 has product MDTNIKSCNELFRKNPNPRKADIPSVDENFASMNSLIAWNISKVLESNPNIDLKSKIKAIQERLESNSWVASSIASQLSEERHLACALLAWQKMGQGDASTLYRFIQTNLNKTSANKSNTVVTEDIYVVSTSNESRTPEVIVGHKESIVSNGVDSMEQIYSQYRPVPNLPIDTKIVMRCENTCKPKPSIKKIQKSPSPKPQKSTAEPCTAPCKDRLVEMDKSTTDLRQRVQQLAKREEERIKLLTRAEAAWKDLEKAYIRRLKVAEEKEQDTGKQIKSLIEERSDYKAVCVTLAKQLADRDAIVQKETDTLKKIESELCERTKKKFKLSEEIASVSSTLAQHHCRISQTERDLLFKEEQAKRKVTSLEETAESYRGLKYDTERALRTELSALKDQVAKVSKRLLQEENENQSIKNELDEMRVNKSNILEDLDACKIMCDHLLQGKKTELKTKTEKLAELKEKAMECRCKLPQDISVEVKRTPSLAAVCRCCSDDNIPESCSCTSLRSSVMSNLLKDLFAGLQSELSENGSIMPCELLKCLEDKNNWDRSSAVKTNLRNFFSKLLVGELDIAIGSSIEKYHVKWVGTSCVDETSRIPVDVELEEWQQRALENRAQKMAKHLAEQLFQEKADELMEKAKDVLKLTPPPCECGTQSNIDKPGGRRTQTDSSNLQNKSNNDLKTASAVRNTNLKNVTQLQFTQVLDKKTGASNNLSLGESKKTGNVMNINQIYHHRAVSTERNDNLFNSLLNSTKKKLLESNKSKEIPKKNNINQCTSNKNVSRNSKRRQQTYSINLCLCERERNENSLALLPTNQINEPNIVQDENIIRKTDPDKITSSSKNALPFEFPNLAETPIDIHQRKINKPFELNCSGRDCNCLNKVPSSTSLNKLLDIFRHEEFKTSEFVNNESLKNLISDYDNSVKLQKDIFTSTVDEVKSMKPESKLIDTVNPYNDSFIKYPSISLQINSFEDENSGKNKVSCKEINLCYDGDHEKHMFNEKLIQSKSNENVNMAKITIDQQECQMPDRSHNCTNAESTYCNTQTSVQSFISRQYRHNVNLISKSNQMTESSENSFNSKCPVEFLGVTLSNNESNNVSTNTYSKNQLLKKGTSRHVVSSTYCQYTELDTAKQSSNGKHYDSLLQNTDVILSKKLNCICCNTVDETDDLELNTFELLTEYMQKKLEDFKLTTYKANMLPYEEDVLYNDILKKVKKLILDMNDEVLCTCLKDNHSDNIDASWKRASSLLQEYLRNKIKRITCSCTVTLKNSSSVLPGILDKVCQLIEDDFKKLRYTYIDRSTFNRDKFRENTSEKDKKQTINEMLTQDVPNVTSQMLVSIYNTPNRISTLNSNEKASSLCADNEEFKTEAIKSSELLQFGVKTEKNSFLTPENKSKENSFYCECSDLRCKNLTNQLTSTFSLQKNLDGKVFLSISPENNRNNNFEEEDRHSLSIPYIGYTLDCTCDKMLGPCICAKSVLAKNVNIYEDIWKVKENINTSYIMRGAIGEHSNTIPVEIVDYNDDNLMRKNTCVCEKVIDANHNKDEIRLKMSTHNLEQGIHNSTNTSRTFDDVDYSSYNDWDDCESYYSQNINEASTNKTKLYDSLHLPIDYLSNREKSKALLNSDDVLMRGVRSDNCDCELVPICHVKMLIDNIERKLESCKCTCDSLCPNVCPIHYETRNKPNIISRIFLCWVLPVLYKGNVGDVEETDLINPSKKYDSEILGDRFERYWFAEVENAARNNRKPSLWKALVRSFWLAYMPSAFLLAGNIAARTAQPLLFTQLLAYWSVESSVTALEAGYYAIGMLSLNFFGFLCHHHNTLFVNSFSLKVKVAVSSLIYRKVLRMSQTSVGEVAAGKLVNLLSNDVSRFDFAFMFLHYFWLVPIQLSVVLVLLYNVAGFAPFAGLFGVFILVLPIQAGLTKLTTIVRRATAQTTDKRIKLMNEFINGIQVIKMYAWEKPFQNMVRLSRINELKYLKRSIFVRSVFVGFMLFTERTSLFITTLTIVLTGSVLTATTIYPIKQYFNIVQTNLTFILPLAIASLSEMFVALERIQGVLMMEERDDLVPPNGKTNGVNPITFNGNKMPKPSDPVVAAKYVSLDKQTALRPAEKPKISPNAPFENAVELYGVSASWSKSNDKMTLKNISMRLRKGKLCAIIGPVGSGKSSLLQVFLKEFSICEGSFNVNGRLSYACQESWLFPASVRDNILFGLPYDAQKYKEVCRVCSLKQDFKQFPFGDQSLVGERGVSLSGGQRARINLARAVYREADIYLLDDPLSAVDANVGRQLFDECINGYLRDRTRILVTHQIHFLKAADYIVVLNDGAIENMGTYDELVKSEKEFSLLLTSLSESNTESEDGTGKTTRPTVERVLSKISVKSEDENEDEEKQTLEAEERAKGTLKWSVITNYLKSVESVWAVALALFALLLTQGAVTTADFWLSFWTNQVDLHEQSLPAGVEPDPSLDTQMGILTTGQYLLIYGCIIIFIIVMTQVRIVAFVTMTTRASKNLHNTVFKNLINASMRFFDTNPSGRILNRFSKDMGAMDELLPRSILETLQMYLSAISILVLNAIALPWTLIPTVVLLFIFLLLLKWYIAASQAVKRLEGTTKSPVFSMINSTIAGLSTIRSSNSQNRLLTLFDQAQDINTSAFYTFLGGSSTFGFYLDVLCLIYLAIIIAIFLLFDFGDIIPVGSIGLAISQSMVLTVMLQMAARITADLLGQMTSVERVLEYSRLPAEDNMETGPTEPSQDWPTKGRVKFENVCLRYGPDDPLVLKNLTFEVESGWKIGIVGRTGAGKSSLISALFRLSDIDGSIKIDEIDTRDVGKAIFRSKISIIPQEPVLFSASLRYNVDPFDSYSDDEIWRALEQVELKDAIPALDFKVSEGGANFSVGQRQLVCLARAILRSNKVLVMDEATANVDPQTDALIQTTIRKQFAACTVFTIAHRLNTIMDSDRVLVMDKGEVVEYDYPYRLLQNPNSKFTSMVRETGEMKALLGVAKAKYLSGNPE; this is encoded by the exons aTGGATACCAATATCAAGTCTTGTAATGAG tTGTTTAGAAAAAATCCTAACCCAAGGAAAGCTGACATACCTTCGGTGGATGAGAACTTTGCATCGATGAACTCGCTTATAGCTTGGAATATTTCCAAAGTGTTGGAGAGCAATCCTAACATAGACTTAAAG tCGAAAATCAAAGCGATACAAGAACGCCTTGAGTCCAATTCTTGGGTTGCAAGTTCGATAGCATCTCAGCTGTCAGAGGAACGGCACTTGGCGTGCGCGCTCCTCGCCTGGCAGAAGATGGGTCAGGGGGACGCGAGTACCTTGTACCG attcatacaaacaaatttaaataaaacaagtgcaaataaaagtaatacagTAGTGACTGAAGATATTTACGTTGTCAGTACTTCTAATGAGTCCCGTACACCTGAAGTCATCGTTGGCCACAAGGAGTCAATAGTATCTAATGGCGTGGATTCAATGGAACAAATATATTCACAATACCGTCCTGTACCCAACTTGCCGATTGATACTAAAATAGTGATGCGATGTGAAAACACATGTAAACCAAAaccttcaataaaaaaaattcaaaagtcTCCAAGTCCTAAGCCTCAGAAAAGCACTGCGGAG cCATGTACTGCTCCTTGCAAAGACCGTCTAGTTGAAATGGACAAGTCCACCACAGATTTAAGGCAACGCGTGCAGCAACTCGCCAAGCGAGAAGAGGAGCGCATCAAATTGCTAACACGTGCAGAAGCCGCTTGGAAAGATCTAGAAAAAGCTTACATACGAAGACTAAAAGTCGCCGAGGAGAAAGAACAAGATACAGGAAAACAG ATAAAGTCTTTAATAGAAGAACGTTCTGATTATAAAGCCGTGTGCGTCACACTAGCGAAACAGCTCGCCGATCGAGATGCGATTGTACAAAAGGAAACTGatactttaaagaaaattgagTCGGAACTTTGTGAGCGTACGAAAAAGAAGTTTAAGTTAAGCGAAGAAATAGCCTCCGTGTCATCGACTCTGGCGCAGCACCACTGCCGCATCTCACAGACAGAAAGGGACCTTCTG tttaaagaaGAACAGGCTAAAAGAAAAGTTACCAGCTTAGAAGAAACCGCAGAATCTTATCGGGGACTCAAATATGATACAGAGAGAGCGTTACGTACTGAACTAAGTGCCTTAAAAGATCAAGTAGCAAAAGTTTCTAAACGACTTTTACAggaagaaaatgaaaatcaaagtATCAAAAATgag CTTGATGAGATGCGAGTCAACAAAAGCAATATTCTTGAAGATCTCGATGCCTGTAAGATAATGTGTGATCATCTTCTGCAAggtaaaaaaactgaattaaaaacaaaaacagagAAACTTGCtgaattgaaagaaaaagcAATGGAATGTCGCTGCAAGTTACCACAGGATATTTCCGTGGAAGTAAAACGAACACCATCGCTCGCTGCAGTTTGTCGATGTTGTTCTGACGATAACATTCcg GAGTCATGTTCTTGTACGTCATTAAGAAGTAGTGTTATGTCGAACTTACTGAAAGACCTGTTTGCGGGATTGCAATCTGAGCTGAGTGAAAATGGATCGATTATGCCGTGCGAGTTGCTCAAGTGCTTAGAAGACAAGAATAACTGGGACCGCTCGAGCGCAGTCAAGACGAACCTTcgaaacttcttttcaaaattGCTTGTCGGTGAGCTCGATATTGCAATTGGTTCGAGCATTGAAAAATATCATGTGAAG tggGTTGGCACATCATGTGTGGATGAGACTTCAAGAATACCTGTCGACGTCGAATTAGAGGAGTGGCAGCAGCGAGCTTTAGAAAATCGAGCACAAAAAATGGCAAAGCATTTAGCTGAACAGTTATTCCAAGAAAAAGCTGATGAACTAATGGAAAAGGCTAAagacgttttaaaattaacaccaCCGCCTTGTGAATGTGGTACCCAGTCAA ATATTGACAAACCTGGTGGACGTAGGACACAAACGGATTCATCAAATCTTcagaataaaagtaataatgatCTGAAAACTGCTTCTGCTGTACGgaatactaatttaaaaaatgtcacaCAACTACAATTTACTCAAGTATTGGACAAGAAAACG GGAGCAAGTAATAACTTATCACTAGGGGAATCTAAAAAAACTGGAAATGTAATGAACATCAATCAAATATATCATCACAGGGCAGTAAGTACAGAGAGAaatgacaatttatttaattcgcTGCTAAACAGTACGAAGAAAAAACTATTGGaatcaaataaatcaaaggaaatacctaaaaaaaacaacattaatcAATGTacgtcaaataaaaatgttagcaGAAATTCAAAAAGAAGGCAACAAACATACTCaattaatttgtgtttatGTGAACGagaaagaaatgaaaattcaCTGGCTCTCTTACCTACAAATCAAATCAATGAACCGAATATTGTAcaagatgaaaatattattcgtAAAACTGATCCAGATAAGATTACTTCATCATCTAAAAATGCACTACCTTTTGAATTCCCTAATTTAGCAGAAACACCTATAGACATACACCaaagaaaaatcaataaacCCTTTGAACTGAATTGCTCTGGAAGGGACTGCAATTGTTTGAACAAAGTGCCTTCTAGTACTTCGCTTAATAAGCTATTAGATATCTTTAGACAtgaagaatttaaaacatctgAATTTGTTAATAACGAGAgcttaaaaaacttaataagtgaCTACGATAATAgcgtaaaattacaaaaagatatatttacaaGTACCGTTGACGAAGTGAAATCTATGAAACCTGAATCAAAGTTAATCGATACTGTTAATCCTTATAACGATTCTTTTATTAAGTATCCCAGCATTTCTCTACAAATTAATAGTTTCGAAGATGAAAATAgtggtaaaaataaagtaagctgcaaagaaattaatttatgttatgatGGAGACCACGAAAAACATATGttcaatgaaaaattaatacaaagcaAGAGCAACGAAAACGTAAATATGgcaaaaattacaattgaTCAACAAGAGTGTCAAATGCCTGATAGAAGTCACAATTGTACAAATGCAGAATCAACATATTGTAACACACAAACTAGCGtgcaaagttttatttcacgACAATATCGAcacaatgttaatttaatatcaaagtcTAATCAAATGACAGAATCATCTGAAAACTCATTTAATTCTAAATGTCCGGTAGAATTTTTAGGAGTTACGCTAAGTAATAATGAAAGTAACAATGTGAGTACTAATACCTACTCTAAAAATCAACTTTTAAAGAAAGGCACTTCTCGCCACGTAGTGTCATCAACTTATTGTCAATACACAGAATTGGACACGGCAAAACAAAGCTCGAATGGAAAACATTACGAcagtttattacaaaatactgACGTAATTTTGAGCAAGAAGCTTAACTGTATTTGTTGTAATACAGTAGACGAGACCGATGACTTagaattaaatacttttgaatTGTTAACGGAATACATGCAGAAAAAGCTAGAAGATTTCAAATTAACTACATACAAAGCTAATATGCTACCTTATGAGGAAGACGTCTTGTATAATGACATACTGAAAAAAgtgaagaaattaattttagacaTGAATGACGAGGTTCTGTGTACCTGTTTGAAAGACAACCACAGTGATAATATAGACGCCAGCTGGAAACGTGCTTCTTCTCTTTTGCAGGAATActtacgaaataaaattaagcgaATAACATGTTCTTGTACAGTGACACTTAAAAACTCTAGCTCTGTATTACCTGGGATATTAGATAAAGTTTGCCAGTTAATTGaagatgattttaaaaaattgagatATACTTACATTGATAGAAGTACTTTCAATAGAGATAAATTTAGAGAAAATACAAGCGAAAAGGACaaaaaacaaactataaaTGAAATGCTTACACAAGATGTTCCGAATGTTACAAGTCAGATGCttgtttctatttataatacacCTAATAGAATAAGCACACTTAATAGTAATGAAAAAGCTAGTTCTTTATGCGCAGACAACGAAGAATTCAAAACGGAAGCGATAAAGAGTTCcgaattattacaatttggaGTAAAAACTGagaaaaacagttttttaacacctgaaaacaaaagtaaagaaaacTCCTTTTATTGTGAATGCTCAGACTTGAGATGTAAGAACTTAACAAATCAATTGACGTCCACATTCAGTTTGCAGAAAAATTTGGAtggaaaagtatttttgtcaATTTCACCAGAGaataacagaaataataattttgaagaagAAGACAGACACAGTCTTTCCATACCTTACATTGGATATACTTTAGATTGTACCTGTGATAAAATGTTAGGTCCATGTATTTGTGCAAAATCTGTGTTGGCGaagaatgtaaatatttatgaagatATTTGGAAAGTcaaggaaaatataaatacatcttATATAATGCGAGGCGCTATTGGCGAACATTCAAATACAATTCCTGTTGAAATCGTTGACTATAATGACGATAATTTGATGAGAAAAAATACCTGTGTTTGTGAGAAAGTAATAGACGCGAATCATAATAAAGATGAAATTAGGTTAAAAATGTCTACCCACAATTTAGAACAAGGCATACATAATTCTACAAACACATCTCGGACCTTCGATGACGTCGACTATTCAAGTTATAATGACTGGGACGATTGTGAATCTTATTACAGTCAAAATATTAACGAAGCATCTACGAATAAGACCAAGCTTTATGACTCCTTACATTTACCTATAGACTACCTTTCGAATCGTGAAAAAAGTAAAGCTCTTTTGAACAGCGACGATGTTTTAATGCGTGGTGTTAGATCAGACAACTGTGATTGTGAACTAGTGCCAATTTGTCATGTCAAAATGTTGATAGATAACATTGAACGTAAATTAGAGAGCTGCAAATGCACCTGTGACTCATTATGTCCTAATGTGTGCCCGATACATTATGAAACG agaaataagCCCAATATTATATCGAGAATCTTCCTATGTTGGGTCTTACCTGTTTTATATAAAGGAAATGTTGGAGATGTGGAAGAAACTGACTTGATCAATCCTTCCAAAAAATATGATTCGGAAATTCTTGGGGATAGGTTTGAAAG gtattGGTTCGCAGAAGTTGAAAATGCAGCCCGAAATAATAGAAAACCGTCGCTTTGGAAAGCACTGGTTCGTTCATTTTGGCTGGCTTACATGCCCAGTGCTTTTCTACTGGCAGGGAATATTGCGGCAAg GACTGCCCAGCCGTTACTATTCACGCAGCTCCTGGCTTACTGGTCTGTGGAGTCTTCGGTGACCGCTCTAGAGGCAGGCTACTACGCTATCGGCATGCTGAGCCTTAACTTCTTTGGGTTTTTATGTCATCACCACAACACATTGTTTGTTAATAGCTTCAgtttaaaagttaaagttGCTGTGTCCTCACTTATATACAGAaag gtGTTAAGAATGAGTCAAACGTCGGTGGGCGAAGTGGCGGCGGGGAAGCTTGTGAATCTGCTATCGAATGATGTGTCCAGATTTGACTTCGCCTTCATGTTCCTCCATTACTTCTGGCTGGTACCAATTCAGTTGTCTGTCGTATTGGTATTACTGTATAATGTAGCTGGATTTGCACCATTTGCTGGACTTTTTGGTGTATTTATCTTAGTTCTCCCCATTCAag cCGGTCTCACTAAACTTACCACCATTGTGCGACGAGCAACTGCGCAAACCACCGACAAGAGAATAAAATTGATGAACGAATTCATAAACGGAATTCAG gtcataaaaatgtatgcatGGGAGAAACCCTTCCAAAACATGGTCAGACTTTCTCGAATTAATGAACTAAAATACCTGAAAAGGTCTATATTTGTTCGGAGCGTGTTTGTTGGTTTCATGTTGTTTACGGAACGAACCTCGTTGTTCATCACTACGCTTACTATCGTCCTCACTGGCTCCGTACTCACCGCTACCACG ATATACCCTATTAAACAGTATTTCAATATCGTTCAAACGAATTTGACTTTCATCCTGCCATTAGCAATTGCAAGTTTGTCGGAAATGTTCGTAGCACTGGAACGTATACAAGGAGTTCTTATGATGG AGGAGAGAGATGATTTAGTACCTCCAAATGGTAAAACAAATGGGGTAAATCCCATAACTTTCAACGGTAACAAGATGCCCAAGCCTTCTGATCCCGTTGTCGCTGCAAAATATGTATCATTGGATAAACAAACAGCTTTGAGACCAGCtg AAAAACCGAAAATATCTCCAAATGCCCCCTTTGAGAATGCAGTAGAGCTGTACGGAGTGAGTGCTTCATGGTCTAAATCTAATGACAAAATGACTCTCAAGAATATATCGATGCGACTTCGGAAAGGGAAATTATGCGCCATTATTGGACCAGTCGGAAGTggaaaa TCATCTTTGCTACAAGTATTTTTGAAAGAGTTCTCAATATGCGAGGGCAGTTTTAACGTGAATGGTAGACTTTCCTACGCCTGTCAAGAATCCTGGCTGTTCCCGGCGAGTGTTCGGGACAACATATTGTTTGGATTGCCGTACGATGCGCAGAAATATAAGGAG gtGTGCAGAGTATGTTCACTGAAGCAAGATTTCAAGCAGTTCCCATTTGGAGATCAGTCATTAGTGGGAGAGCGTGGTGTCTCGCTGTCTGGAGGACAAAGAGCGAGGATTAACCTGGCCAGAGCTGTGTATAGAGAA GCcgacatttatttattggacGATCCTCTGTCGGCAGTAGACGCTAATGTTGGTCGCCAATTGTTTGACGAATGCATAAACGGTTACTTACGCGACAGAACCCGCATCCTGGTCACCCATCAGATACACTTCTTGAAAGCTGCCGATTATATCGTTGTTCTTAATGAT gGTGCAATTGAGAATATGGGCACATACGATGAATTAGTAAAGTCCGAAAAAGAGTTCTCACTATTACTAACTAGTCTGAGCGAATCTAATACTGAAAGTGAAGATGGTACAGGCAag ACTACACGTCCAACTGTGGAGCGAGTATTATCAAAAATTTCTGTTAAAAGCGAGGATGAAAACGAAGATGAAGAGAAACAAACATTGGAAGCAGAGGAGAGAGCTAAGGGTACCCTGAAATGGAGCGTGATAACGAACTATTTGAAATCAGTGGAGTCAGTGTGGGCGGTGGCCTTGGCACTATTTGCACTTCTCTTGACGCAGGGCGCGGTGACTACGGCTGATTTCTGGCTAAGTTTCTG GACTAATCAAGTTGATTTACATGAACAGTCGTTACCTGCGGGCGTTGAACcag ATCCCAGTTTAGATACTCAAATGGGCATTTTGACCACTGGACAATACTTGTTAATCTACGGctgcataataatttttataattgtcatGACCCAAGTAAGGATAGTCGCATTCGTAACGATGACCACACGGGCCTCCAAAAATCTTCATAAcactgtttttaaaaatttaattaatgcttCGATGCGATTTTTTGACACAAATCCTTCTG gtagaatcTTAAACAGGTTTTCCAAAGACATGGGCGCAATGGACGAATTGTTACCACGAAGTATTTTGGAGActttacaaatgtatttatcGGCAATAAGTATTCTAGTGCTTAATGCTATAGCACTACCATGGACTCTGATACCTACGGTTGTCTTGCTGTTTATCTTCTTGTTACTATTAAAATGGTATATCGCAGCTTCACAAGCCGTGAAAAGATTAGAAGGCACAA ccAAAAGTCCCGTGTTTAGTATGATCAATTCCACAATAGCTGGATTGTCAACAATCAGAAGTTCAAACTCACAAAATCGGTTGCTCACTCTTTTTGATCAAGCACAG GACATCAATACTAGCGCATTTTACACGTTCCTGGGAGGTTCTTCTACATTTGGTTTTTATCTAGACGTATTGTGTTTGATTTATCTCGCAATTATCATAGCTATTTTCCTTCTTTTCGACTTTG GTGATATCATACCCGTCGGTAGCATTGGTTTGGCCATAAGTCAATCCATGGTTTTAACAGTGATGTTGCAAATGGCCGCCCGAATTACTGCCGATCTTCTTGGTCAAATGACTTCAGTAGAAAGAGTGCTCGAATATTCAAGATTACCAGCAGAGGATAATATGGAAACTGGAC ctactGAACCATCACAAGACTGGCCTACAAAAGGACGCGTGAAATTCGAAAATGTTTGCTTGAGATATGGTCCTGATGACCCGTTGGTACTGAAGAATTTGACGTTCGAAGTAGAAAGCGGATGGAAA ATTGGAATCGTTGGCAGGACCGGGGCTGGCAAATCTTCACTTATATCGGCTTTATTCCGCTTGTCGGACATTGATGGAAGTATCAAAATTGACGAAATAGATACTCGAGATGTAGGAAAGGCG atttttaggTCAAAGATTTCAATAATACCACAAGAGCCAGTTCTATTTTCTGCCTCGCTGAGATATAATGTGGATCCTTTCGACAGCTACAGCGATGATGAGATTTGGAGAGCCTTAGAGCAG GTGGAACTAAAAGATGCAATTCCTGCCTTGGACTTCAAAGTTTCGGAAGGTGGTGCTAACTTTTCAGTGGGTCAAAGACAATTGGTGTGCCTGGCCAGAGCAATTCTACGGTCTAACAAGGTTCTCGTCATGGATGAAGCTACTGCCAACGTCGATCCTCA AACGGACGCGTTAATCCAGACAACGATTCGTAAACAATTCGCGGCGTGCACAGTATTCACCATTGCTCACCGTCTGAACACAATCATGGATTCTGACCGGGTCCTGGTCATGGACAAGGGAGAAGTTGTCGAATACGACTATCCTTACCGTCTCCTACAGAACCCTAACAGCAAATTCACTTCCATGGTACGGGAAACAGGAGAGATGAAAGCATTGCTTGGAGTAGCtaaagcaaaatatttaagtggAAATCCGGAATAA